A stretch of DNA from Cellulomonas xiejunii:
GGCTCGCGGCGGCCGAGGCGCGAGCCGCCGGTGTGCTGCCGGACGTCGCCGAGGAGATCGCCCTGGCACGCGCCGAGCTGGCGCAGTCACGCGAGCAGGACGTGCGGCAGATGAGCAGGCTGCTCTACCCGGAACGGCTCGAGATGGGCCTGGTGCCGGCCGTGCGGGCCCTGCTGGGTCGTCTGCCCGCGACGATCGCGACGCGGCTGCAGGTGGGTGACGAGCTGCGCGCCCTGGACGACCCGTCCGAGGTGGGTCTGACGGTCGCCGAGCGGTTGCTGGCGGTGCGCGTGGTCGAGGAGGCGGTGTCCAACGCGCTCAAGAACGGGCCGCCCGCGCTCGTCGAGGCGGAGCTCGACCTGGTGGCCGACGAGCTGCGGATCGTCGTGTCCAACGACGGCGACCCGTACGTGCCGCCCGCTGAGCCCGACCCGGCGTCGGGCACCGCCCGGCTGGACCAGCGTCTGCGGCTCGTGGGTGGCGCGCTGCGTGTCGTGCCGCGCACCCCGACGGGTGCACGGGTGGAGGCCACCATGCGGCTCGGGGTCCTCGTCGACGACCGCTGAGGCGACGGACCGCACCGGCGCCGCCGGGCGATCACTCCACGGGGATCGCCCGCGGCCGCTTCGCCGTCAGCAGGTCCCCGGACGACCGTCGCCGCAGTCGCCGCGTCGCCCACGGGTAGGCGTGCTCGCGCAGCCAGCGGGCGTCCTGCCGGGCCCGGGCGAGCCGCGGCACGGGGGGCAGGGGGGCGAGCGGGTCGTCCCAGTCGGCGCGGTCGGGCGCCTGGCCGAGCGCGACCAGCGCACCCTGCGCGACGCGTGCGTGCCCGTCGGTGGTGAGGTGGATGCGGTCCTCGGACCACATGCGCCAGTCGCGCAGGCTGCGCATGCCCCACGGGTCCAGGACGTAGGCGCCGTTGCGCCGTGCGATCGACCAGATGTGCGCGTTGAAGACGCCGGTGCGGGCGCGCGTCGCCCGCACCAGCGGGCTGTCCCGCGTGTCGAAGCCGGTGCTCAGCAGCACGTCCACGCCGCGCGAGCGCACCTGCGCGACCACACGCTCGATGTCGGCCGCCACGCGGTCCACGTCGACCGACGGGCGCAGGATGTCGTT
This window harbors:
- a CDS encoding SGNH/GDSL hydrolase family protein, which produces MTSHEGSRPTTAGAPLPPGPPRWTRYVACGDSFSEGLWDAPDGPEAPLRGWADQLASHLSRRRTDAGLDPLQYANLAIRGRLVRSILTDQVPAALELQPDLISIVGGGNDILRPSVDVDRVAADIERVVAQVRSRGVDVLLSTGFDTRDSPLVRATRARTGVFNAHIWSIARRNGAYVLDPWGMRSLRDWRMWSEDRIHLTTDGHARVAQGALVALGQAPDRADWDDPLAPLPPVPRLARARQDARWLREHAYPWATRRLRRRSSGDLLTAKRPRAIPVE